The window acaacTTTTCCTGGGTTTTGTAGGAGGATAAAGTAAGTTTTGTTATATGTAGCTACAAAACATATGAACATCAGTTTCTTTGAATTCTTTGAGAAATATGAGGGAATTagagtggaaaatattttttttctgcaaatgcAGAATAGAACTCTGCAGTCATACAGAATTGGTAGAAAACACACACCTTTCCATATGGTTCTTGATGGCATTTATTATGTGGGTGTTGAAAAGCCAAGTTCCTTTTGATATACACtgatataattatttttctttgtcaggTTTAGTCAGTTATTTTACTGCTTCCAGATAGAACTGACCTTGGTGCTCTGTAGAACAAGTGTATATTGCTGGCAGAGTCTGAACTGAGTTTTTAAGCTCCTTTTCTAGAATTGAAAATGAGGTTGTTGTGCACAGTCTGTTGAAAAATCCCAGTATCTGATACTCTTTGTATGAAAGCTCTTTAGTGGAACAGGGCTTTTTTAATTAGTataatcaaaagaaatattttaaaaccttgtTGATAGTGAATGAATGAgaacttttgttttctttacagGAAAGCTGCTAGAAATAATAAGAAAACAGTGGATTCTAAACCTAAAGAATCTCGTTCTGTCGTCTCAGCAAAGAATGAATCTCACAGCAGGAATGTTACACACCAAAACCACTCCTCTGAGCAAGCCAGAAAATACAAAGTTGTAAGATATGGGGGtttttaccttaaaaaaaagccaacaaaacccaaattcCTCTTGCTTTTTCTAGATAAAAACTTCAGTTTTGTAACAAGTGCCTTGAGCATCCCTGAGAACATTAGATCTGAATCCCAGCTGTGTGTGAAATTCATATTAGGGAAGGAAATGTTTTTAGATAAGAGTGGAGTTAGTTAAAACTACATAAGTAGTTAAACACTTGTGGATCAGTGAAGCTAATTGCAAAATCTGTAAGATGTTAACTAAACAGCAGCTGGTTTTATGTGAGTTACTCTTGGAGTATTTGGTGTCAAacaatttttcaaatatttcatgACAATTGATAATAGTTTTTTTCAATCAGAAACATGTATTCAAAAACTAATTATAGTCACAACCAAAATTCTTTATTGTTGAAATTCTTTCCAGTGATTACAACAAACCTTTTGTAATGGTTAATATTGtgcatgttttttgttttctgtaataAGTCTTCTGTTCTGGGTTTGAGCTTTCAATGTTGAAATATTGAATATATATGGTGGAGCACATCCTAAAAACTCTTGGTGCTTGTTCCTCCCTTTGGGAAGAGCCAAGTGAGTACAACTTTTCTTTCATGGTCCTGGTGAAAAGTAGGTGTATTCCATGTGTATAAAGCAGTACACCAAATAGGTAATTTGCAAATCTGTATCTCTTTAAAATGTGGATTTTGACTTTTTTTAGGCTCCTCATCTGTTATTGATCATAATTTCCTTTCAGTTCATGTGCCCTGGTATGGTCTTGATTTTTCTTAGTGCTTGGAGAATTCTTTCATATGTGTGTAAAATGCAAAAGATAttgactttttttgttttccatttaatCCTAGGATGAAGAAGATTGTATCAGCAAATGTAAAGCCAGCAAATTTTATCCCTCAGAGAAACCAGCTGTTGAGTTggaaagaaaaccaagcaaaaatgATCTGAACAGCTTGGGAGACTCCATAGCTACAGTCAGTGGAGTGAACATTGATGTCTCCCTGTCTGAAAGGATGAAGCATGGAAGTGACAAGTGTGGCAGTGAGAGTATTCCAGAGGATAATAAAGCAAAGCATTTACATGTTCCAGGCCATTCTAAAATAACATCTAATAACCCACCAGTTAAGGAAGATGGACAACAGCAAAGAGCAAAACAGGCTTTTAAAGCTGAAAGTGTTGAATCAAAGCCATCCTCTGTTGATTCTGTAGAAGATGGGGATGACACTTTGAAACTCCTGCAGCCTGTATCAAAAGACCAAAAGCAAACTGACCTGGTAATGAATTTATGCTTATATGAAGTAGATTTAACCAGTGGTCAGCTCTTACAATTTAGAGAGCTGCTGCACATGTTTTTCTGTCAAATTAGGATGTTGCTGATGCAATTATTGAGATTCTTAAGTGGTTAGGAGCCTTGGGTTCACATTTCCAAAGGCAGTTTTGGGATTACATCTATCTAGATGATTTGAATTCTGTTTCTACAGGGAAGAAAATTGCATTCCCAGCTGTGAACAGAGAGTAAGAATAGTTTTGTAACTTGTTCTATGTTGTAAATAGGCCTGAATAATCTTGATTTGGATCAGGGGGCTAATTGGTGGTGATTGTCTTTTCACTTCATTTTGGTTTACCATGAGGTTTTTAATGAGAAATCATTATTTGTTGTAGAGCTTGCATTCTACTGAAAAGCTGCTAGCACCCTTTGTTCCTGTCGTAATTCAAGTAAGTGACCTTCTGGAAGGTTTAGTAGCTAAAGATGCTGGTACAGCAGGTATTTTCTCTCTCAAATAAGAACTTATTGTGGTTGTACCTGTGCTGTGTTAAGGTGGTTGCAGTCCAAATATAAAGGGGTctgtcttgattttttttttttaatgtgtttgtgTAAATCTGGAAATGACAGGCCTGCACTTTTTAAAACATGCTTTTACTTATTAGGATGATATCAGCCATGGAGCttcaggagctgctcaggggAAAATTACCTTCCACAAGCAGCCTCACAGCTGTGTCAGTGAACCCtctctcccacagcagcagcagaagacagAGCTTGCTGAAGGCTGCTCAGAGAAGGTGCAGATACTTGAAAAATACTTCTCCTCTCTCCTTTAAGActccttttcctctttaaaGGTGGAACCTATTTTCTAAAAAAGGGTGGGTGTTTTAATGCTGTTCTTGTTTCATGTGTGTCTGTATAACTTCAGTGGTAACAAATGCAGACCACTGAAGGTGACTGTTAGAAGCAGCCTGAGTAAATCTTTGAAAATCCCCAGTACCTTTCAGGGATGAGGTGGGTGTGCCAGATGGGCTGTGCCTTTACTGGGTTGCAGTGTTTCCTAGGAAATTCCATCAGGATTTCTCACTGTTTGTGACCACAAGTCAGTACCTTTGTGGATAAGGCTACTTCTGGTGGGTAGTGGCTGCCCTGAGCTTCTGAGTGCAAACTGTAGGAAGCAAATCTTGGCATGCACACAGGATGGAGCTCCTGTCAGTTCCTCCACACTGAGCAGGGAGGTTTCTTTGGGGAGAGGCACAAGGCTACAGGAAAGGGTGACTGGTTGTTGATAACTTGGTTTTCTCTTTGGGTTTTGCTGTCTGGGGGTGGGGACAGTTGTTGCAAAGGCATTGGCTGAAAAATAGTCTGGAAGCAGAGGGATAAGATGTAAGGATGGAAAGAAGGGAAATGGATGCAAGGAGAGATGGGGAGAGTGAAGGATCAAGCTGGGAGATGTGAAGAGGTTACAATAGGATTCAAAATCTCTGGCATCCAGCTTTACCATGCAAGAATGTCTTCTAGATTGCAGAGTACTTAAActtttaattttagaaaaatattaattcttgCTCACTTCTCTGTCAAGTTCAGAGCAGTTTCTCCTCGGCCTCTACCTGTTCCTTCTGATGTGACCCCAAAGACAGTCCAGAGGGGTGCAGAgcaccctgagcctgcagatAGTGCCAAACCCAGCCAAGCAGCCATTCCAAAGGTTAGTGATGAAAACTGTCTGCTGGTTTTTGTCTCATTGCTTCTGAGCAGTTTGTtccatgtgtgtgtgcacagtgtGTGAAATGTTTGGTAGCTTCCTGCCTCATGGAAGCCTTGCTCAGTGTGGGATGAGCCTTGCTGAGCCTTGGAGGTCAGAAACCCCTTCTCTAGAGTTCAGATTGGGCTCATCGAAGACAGTTTTGTCTTAAATAATTAGGCATTAAAAACCCTCTCCTTGAACCCTTGCAAAGGACTTTTTGCTTAATAGGTGATTAGAAAACAAAAGCTGTAATGGTGATTTAAATTAAGATCAAATTAACTTCCTTTGAAGGAGCGGCCCTTGTCAGCCAGAGAACGAAGGAGGCTGAAACAGTCTCGGGAGATGCTTCCCTCTGGTAATTTTTATGTTTATATGTTAACAGTTTATGTATAAGTAGGCTAATAacttttttctgaagaaatgaTAATTTCTTGTCTGTTCTTCACTGCCATCTTCAGAACGGTGCACTAAAGGGCTAGGTCTGTGTTAAATAAAAAGTTCTGTTAACATGTCtgtatttttgtgctttttagtTATGTTCAATTGTGTTCAGTGTTGACAACTTGTCTTTGAAATGTACATGAAATGTGGAATGTTCACTTTCAAACAGAAGCTTCAATGTCTTCTATTAGCAAAATACCtacctccctgcctgccttctgCTAGGtgatagatttttttcttgcatgAGCATGAAACTAATTCAGAATACACACAGCTTAGTTGTAAATATTGTCAAAATGTCATCCCTCCAGTGGTTCCAGTGAGACAGTCATTAAATGGTGCAGCAGTTGAAGCAAAGTCACGTGTGGAAAATTGTGTTAAAATTCCTCAGTCCTCATCAGATCCCAGTATTTCTCAGGTAAACTTTGTCAGAAGTATTTCTTCCATGTAGGAACAGTAATATATGCCATATTGCTGAATTACTTTCAACTATTAGAATTCTTGTTAtttatttcctcttcccttAGAGAAGGAGAGAAACCCATTGCCTGTCTGATGATGAGCTAAGCTCTTCCACAAGCTCTACAGACAAGTCTGATGGTGATTCCAAGGAGAAGTAAGGATTTTCTTTAATACTGTGCAAGAATTTTCACTGCTATACTGGACCTTGACAtggagtggaaaaaaaaaggctttcaCACTTTATCTCTGCATAGTGAGTGATTGAAGAAGTATGTGATGCATAGAGGAAAACAGCCCCATTGAATTATTGTCTCTCTGTGACTACACTTTCCATGCTGAACTTTCTGGGTTGTGGGATTGTATATTTCTGACTTTGTGTTTTCCCAGGAAATCAATCTTCCATCACCAAAGGACATCTAGTGTCTGGATGCATTAAAAGCACAAGTTAAAAGGTGCCAATGTGCTTCCTTTCCACTATAAATGAGGCTGAATTTATCTCTAATTTTTGTCAGTGTAAGCAGCTTTCAAAAGATGCAATTTGTTGTATTACCAGAGTCAGCAGTAGCCAGTAGGATTGTTGGGCTTTTGCTGGGCTCTGAGCCTTTGTTAAATGAAATAGTACTGATGTTGCTATTGATAAAACTGCACCACAGCTAGGAATTTAACATGGAATACTTCCCAGGACCTGAATAAGCTCATTGAAAGCCCTTGGAATGCAGGGTAGAAGTTACATTATGATGGtgactgaattattttttccttctctcctagGAAAAGCAATGTGAATGAAATGAATGACTTGGTGCAGCTGATGACGTGGACACTGAAAATGGACTCCAAGGAGAACTCTGAGTGCTGTGTAACCTCAACCCCAGCCCCAGAGTTTAAACTTCATAGAAAGTATCGGGATACCTTGATTCTGCATGGAAAATCACCTGATGAATCAGAGGAATTAAAATTGGGAGAGATTCCTTCAGGTCTGTTGCTCTAGGATAATACTTAAGAGTTGTCCCATATTCTTCTGCAGAATATGAAAATTGTCTGTACTGAAAGTAATTACTACTGCACTGCTTTTCAATTGTATTTTAATAGATATGTCATTGGTCCCTTACAAGATCAGGAGAATGGTTGAAATCCTGAGATCTGATGTGGTGCAAGGATTGGGAGTGAAACTTCTTGAGAAGGTGTACAGAATCATGGAAGAAGATGATGAAGCAAAAAGAGAGGTGACTGTTTtccataataaaataatttctttataaaCTTAAATAAATTAGCAGGCTCTTTATCCTATTGAGATAGGGTAAAGCTTGATTCCAGAAAGTCTTTATGTAGTCATGGGCAGGAAAGGACCTGAGTATATTGTAATTTTCCTCCTTAAGTTTGATTCTAGATGTAGACTATGTTCAAATGCAACTTCTTCAGAAACCATCAGAGCTTTAGAACTGTACCATGGGGAAGGTATGAGGgatgcaaataattttattcagtTAATATGTTAGCATAATTTTATGCTATTTTTCCAGTAATAATTTCTTCTGTCTCTCAAATGTTTGCCTTCACATTACTTTCCTTATGCCCCTTATGTccaaaataagaaataatttgaCGTCAATCCCCAAATAGAGGTGAATAAGGAATACCTCCAGGTCCTGATTCAAAACTTGGTTACACTTACCCAGGCAGTATTTGATTTGTAACCTGTGAAGatcttatattttaaatttttgggaGGGATTTGAAAGTCTTTTGCTTTTAGACAACAACAGtgttcatttttcttctgtttcatcCACATTGCCAAGCTTCACATGCTTCTTTCAGCTGAGTGCTTTGGTATTTTTCTGTTAGTATTTTGGTAGCACCTGATTTTTCCAATGCCAGTAAATGTGGGTTtgttctgtgtgtgctgtgaaCAGCTGCAGCTGCGGGAGCACATGGGAGACAAGTACGTGAGGTACAGCGCGAAGGCTCGGCACCTGAAATTCCTCGAAGAAAATGTGAAGCTCTGACCAGaatgctttccttggagaaaagaaCTATTTTTTAGCTCCTTTGATAGACTGGACCAGCTTACAAAGCATGTTCATCCACTGATCTCCTTTGATGAACTTTGGTGAACTTGCAGAAAATGTTAGAGTTCGTAGTAACATTTTTCATGTTAAAATGTGAACCAGGCTATCACTTTCTCAGAAgagaaacagttttgtttttattctcttAAAAAGTTGCTTTCCATAGATGCAAATAGGGGTCGATACCAAGTTTTGTATACTAAGGAGTGTCAAAAAAGATTATGTTCTGGTTTGAATTTGTCATAGCAAAACGTTTTTGGTATGGTCTCATACTAAATACAGTAACGAAATCTCTGCCAAGGCTCTGATGTGATAAACTCTAATCTATTACATCAGATAGTTGTGAAAATTTAGCATGAAGAGACAATTACTAATTTTTGTGGAACTCAAGGTCCTCAGGTTGTGTAAATTGCCAAGTCCAAGTGCTGAAGGGGGTGGCCATACTGCTTGTAAGGAGAGACTCTGCTGTTGTGTTTTGTTGCTGAGGCAGTCACCAAGGTGGGGGAAAGCATTTGGTATCTGGATAAAGTAAGTCTGAAAATGTTTGAAAGGAATGCAGCCATGGTTACCATGGTTCCAGCTGGAGAAATCCCTTTGCCTTACAAATACTAATTCCTTTTAGGAATGGAAGTGCCCAAGACCAGAATCTCTAAGGAAAAAGATAAAACACTTATTTCTCTTTGTTTGcatccagagcatctctctacAGCCCCCAGGCATTGTTGTGTACCATACCTACAGGAAAAGCacatgttttttaaataataaagaaGTCAAATGGAATTgaatttgtaaaataaaattataaaccTGTCTCTTTTCCTGCCTGTAGCTGAAATACAGTAACCTCTAGCAGTTGTGAGGGAGCTTACTGACATGATAGTAGTAAAATAAAAAGCCGTGCCTGTGGATCCTGCTGCCTCTCACACAGTACATGCTCAAGTTACAATGTTTCAAGAGCTATTCTTACTTGTTCTTCCCaaggaaatttattttaaacaaaaactgGCCCTCTTATCCTCCTATCTTAGAACAGTTATTTTCAGAACTGTGGGGTATGTACCATTTCACAGTATTTGTTACAACCAGGAACTACTGACAATTTGTTTTACACACAGTTAGAAACATTCCAGTACAAGTTCAGCTGTTTATTAATCTTTTAGGCTATGGCAACAGCTTAACTAGAATTCATTTGATTCACTGTGTTCCTTTTCAGTGAAAAGCAATGTGACTGGATGTGACCTCCAGTAGTAGCCTTCTGAAGTTAATCCCCCCCTCCCTGTGTTCCCAGTGCCTCCCCTGAAACTCCAGACCCAATTTCCAGccttcctgctccctgcagagcttgGGTGTACTCACAGTAATACACAaaatactaggaaaaaaaactgAACACTAAGCCAGGAAGTATTTCTCAGTGGAAATTAATTTAACAAAATTTAACAAAGTAACAGCCTGAAAACCATACTATTTAGCTTTTGGAATGTCTCTTTGGCTTCCTGTCTGCTGCCTTCTTCTCTTCCGTGCCCGACTCCTGGACAGGCAGCCACTTGAGGGGGTTGCGGCGGTACATGGGCCACGGCGGGAGCGTCAGCTGCGGGCAAGGAGGGCAGTCAGGACAGGGACACCgagctgctgagggctgctctgcacagctcctcagGAAAAGCTGCATCCCTCACCAGTTATCTATTAGTCCTTAAAGAACTCTTACGATTTCATATATAGTTTACATTGCAAAGTCATGCTTAAGTATGTGACTAAAGCACCCCAGGTTGTTGAAAGGATGGGGACAGCACCcaccctgaagaaaaaaggaCTCCTGAGGTgacagcagcattcccagcacctcccaCACTGCACTGAGACCCTGCCCTTGCCTGGCATGATGGGTAAGTAATGCAGGGATGTTTAAGTGAGGAGCAGATGGATGATGATGCCAGAGAATTACAGGGGCTTTTCAAAGCAGTGGAATGTGTGCATTCTTGAGAACTGATTGGTCAAATTGTGTTGTATCCGAACTCGAGAGGTGTAAGAACCTTGTGTAAAACAGGACTGGGAGTGCCCCAGTAGGAATGGGACACCTCTCGTGCATGGATAAGGAATTACTCCTGAAATTCCATATTTCTCCCCCCTCCAGCAGGGGACAGCTGCAAAATTGTCATGACAAGCTGCTACTGCACAGAAAGCCTCCTGTCAGCTCACTTACTCTAACTTttaattcaaatgaaaaatgaacTCAAAAGTGGTATTAAATTGCAAAAATTCTGCTAGCATTTAAAGAAAAGCACTTAATGGGCTGCAAAGGACTTTATGCAGATCAAAGGAAGtacaaatatgtatttataaatcTAAATTGCATAGCAAACATTAGTCTGTGCTGACAGCCCCTCAATTTAGCAATTATTCCAGATTAAACAGTGCATCTATATTtcagtttggggaaaaaacattCTTACCAAACATGATAAAGCAAATCCAGCCATAACTATGTAGACAGTCCATCCAAACTGTTCAGTGATGTATCCATAGATGAAACCAATTACctggaaaaacaaacatttaaaaaattcaaactttaaatgaagaaaaatatttcccattACGTGACTAAGATGCAGGGGATGGATTTAGGTAGGAAAATATAGGTTTTCAAAAGCATGTACATCTCTCAAACCTTTTCAAAAGTGCAGGCTAACAATGAAAGtaaaagaaaagttttaatCCATGACTTCCCCTCTGTTTAAAGCTTTTAGTGAGCccaaacaataaaacaatatttataagatcagaaaataaaatagtcCTTTTTGTTCTCACCTACAGGTCTACTATACTTACTGCAGAGACAAGAATGATTCCTTGAAAAATCTGTTCTGCTAATTTTTGGCCCTTGTAGTCCTGTGGAAAGAGACACTTTTTAGTCAGTTATTCAAAACACAGACCTGCCCACTTAACTCTTTCAGGTTGGATCCTACAGTCTACCTGACCATGGGTTCTCAGCGTTTTTGTTCAACTTTCAAACCAGattggaattatttttcttacagtGGCTGAAAACACCTCCTCTGCGGGCTTCACCACATCACCTAGAAACAGAAGCAAGCACTGTCTGATCAGGGCAAGTAATGCAAGTTCAAATTATCACTGTAGTCACCTTAACATCACTAAGTAAAGCTGTATCACCAGGGAAGAGGCTGTGCCCGAGAGGGCACGGGCTGTGTGGCACCCGTGTTCTGGAGAAGGCTGACAGACAAATGTCTCCAGGGAGGTGCCAACAGGATGGTGCCAGCCTCtcttcagtggtgcccagcgccaggatgaggagcaatggccataaactaaaacacaCCAAGTTCTACCTCAACAGAAGGAAGGATTTTCTGCTGAGCATGGCAGAGCACTGGGACGGGCTGCCTAGAGAGGTGGAGTCCCTCCCTGGAGACACTCCAAATCCACCTGGATTCattcctgctccaggtgaccctgccttgggcGATCTCCAGTGGGTCCTTCCCACTTCCAAACCCAACTCATCTATATTTGCATAACGTCAgaaaacacagctctgggagcacacGCTGCCTTCTGTCCTTCTACAGCAGAGGCAGGAAAGCACGGAAGGGCTTCCCTCACACAGACAGCTTCCTTTTACAGCACGAGACTCCCAGCTCGCAGGTTGAAACCCAGAATTGCACGGATTCATCCTGCATCCCCCTGGCCGTGCCTCGTACACGCCAGGGGACAGTGAAACCCGCCCGGCCGTGTCACCGTGCGTGCAG of the Passer domesticus isolate bPasDom1 chromosome 9, bPasDom1.hap1, whole genome shotgun sequence genome contains:
- the NEK4 gene encoding serine/threonine-protein kinase Nek4 isoform X1, with translation MPLAAYCFLRAVGKGSYGEVSLARHRQDRKQYVIKKLNLRSASSRERRAAEQEAQLLSQLRHPNIVTYRESWQGDDGHLYIVMAFCEGGDLYHKLKEQKGKLLPENQVVEWFVQIAMALQYLHEKHILHRDLKTQNIFLTRTNIIKVGDLGIARVLENQYDMASTLIGTPYYMSPELFSNKPYNYKSDVWALGCCVYEMATLKHAFNAKDMNSLAYRIIEGKLPPMPKDYSPQLVQIIQTMLSKKPEERPSVKSILRQPYIKQQISLFLEATKAKAARNNKKTVDSKPKESRSVVSAKNESHSRNVTHQNHSSEQARKYKVDEEDCISKCKASKFYPSEKPAVELERKPSKNDLNSLGDSIATVSGVNIDVSLSERMKHGSDKCGSESIPEDNKAKHLHVPGHSKITSNNPPVKEDGQQQRAKQAFKAESVESKPSSVDSVEDGDDTLKLLQPVSKDQKQTDLSLHSTEKLLAPFVPVVIQDDISHGASGAAQGKITFHKQPHSCVSEPSLPQQQQKTELAEGCSEKFRAVSPRPLPVPSDVTPKTVQRGAEHPEPADSAKPSQAAIPKERPLSARERRRLKQSREMLPSVVPVRQSLNGAAVEAKSRVENCVKIPQSSSDPSISQRRRETHCLSDDELSSSTSSTDKSDGDSKEKKSNVNEMNDLVQLMTWTLKMDSKENSECCVTSTPAPEFKLHRKYRDTLILHGKSPDESEELKLGEIPSDMSLVPYKIRRMVEILRSDVVQGLGVKLLEKVYRIMEEDDEAKRELQLREHMGDKYVRYSAKARHLKFLEENVKL
- the SPCS1 gene encoding signal peptidase complex subunit 1 isoform X2 gives rise to the protein MLSVFRSIPTQMDYKGQKLAEQIFQGIILVSAVIGFIYGYITEQFGWTVYIVMAGFALSCLLTLPPWPMYRRNPLKWLPVQESGTEEKKAADRKPKRHSKS
- the NEK4 gene encoding serine/threonine-protein kinase Nek4 isoform X2, which encodes MAFCEGGDLYHKLKEQKGKLLPENQVVEWFVQIAMALQYLHEKHILHRDLKTQNIFLTRTNIIKVGDLGIARVLENQYDMASTLIGTPYYMSPELFSNKPYNYKSDVWALGCCVYEMATLKHAFNAKDMNSLAYRIIEGKLPPMPKDYSPQLVQIIQTMLSKKPEERPSVKSILRQPYIKQQISLFLEATKAKAARNNKKTVDSKPKESRSVVSAKNESHSRNVTHQNHSSEQARKYKVDEEDCISKCKASKFYPSEKPAVELERKPSKNDLNSLGDSIATVSGVNIDVSLSERMKHGSDKCGSESIPEDNKAKHLHVPGHSKITSNNPPVKEDGQQQRAKQAFKAESVESKPSSVDSVEDGDDTLKLLQPVSKDQKQTDLSLHSTEKLLAPFVPVVIQDDISHGASGAAQGKITFHKQPHSCVSEPSLPQQQQKTELAEGCSEKFRAVSPRPLPVPSDVTPKTVQRGAEHPEPADSAKPSQAAIPKERPLSARERRRLKQSREMLPSVVPVRQSLNGAAVEAKSRVENCVKIPQSSSDPSISQRRRETHCLSDDELSSSTSSTDKSDGDSKEKKSNVNEMNDLVQLMTWTLKMDSKENSECCVTSTPAPEFKLHRKYRDTLILHGKSPDESEELKLGEIPSDMSLVPYKIRRMVEILRSDVVQGLGVKLLEKVYRIMEEDDEAKRELQLREHMGDKYVRYSAKARHLKFLEENVKL